A DNA window from Hymenobacter volaticus contains the following coding sequences:
- the nagB gene encoding glucosamine-6-phosphate deaminase, with protein MEVLHYPETTFEKLPVTIFEDPAEGAVSVAYEIAELIRSKQEKGEQAVLGLATGSSPIGVYKELIRLHREEGLSFANVVTFNLDEYYPMQPDELQSYVHFMHEQLFNHIDILPENIHIPDGTLPVEKVKEYCLAYEQQIKACGGLDLQLLGIGRTGHIGFNEPGSSINSATRLVKLDPLTITDAAKDFIKEEYVPLRALTMGVGTIMKARQIILLAWGEGKAKILQETVEGKISDEVPASFLQQHPHVQVVVDKWAALELTRIKTPWLVGMCLWDDNLIRRAVIWLSLKMHKPILKLTDEDYKDGSLSDLLAEAGNAYALNIKVFNTIQHTITGWPGGKPNSNDTQRPERAAPALKRSLIFSPHPDDDVISMGGTLLRLVDQGHDVHVAYQTSGNLAVFDDDARRYADFALGFAEKLNVGVETMQQQHAEVVEFLKHKKLGEEDSALVQEIKALIRRGEAAAACRFCGVKEQNVHFMNMPFYETGQVKKKPLGEADIQAVVDILQEIQPHQIFAAGDLRDPHGTHRVCLDAIFAALGRLKGKEAWLDDCYLWLYRGAWQEWDVEEIEMAVPISPEELMRKRKAIFKHQSQKDSAVFPGNDKREFWQRSEDRNHATAKLYDQLGLTEYEAIEAFVRHRF; from the coding sequence ATGGAAGTTTTACATTATCCGGAGACCACCTTTGAGAAGCTGCCGGTAACTATTTTCGAAGACCCTGCGGAAGGCGCAGTCAGTGTGGCTTACGAAATTGCCGAGTTAATCCGCAGCAAACAGGAAAAAGGCGAACAAGCCGTACTGGGGCTAGCCACCGGTTCCTCACCTATTGGTGTATACAAAGAACTTATTCGCTTGCACCGGGAGGAAGGGTTGAGTTTTGCCAACGTAGTCACTTTCAACCTAGACGAGTACTATCCCATGCAGCCCGATGAGTTGCAGAGCTACGTGCATTTCATGCACGAACAGCTTTTCAACCACATCGACATCCTGCCCGAAAACATTCACATTCCGGACGGCACCTTGCCAGTGGAAAAGGTAAAAGAGTACTGCTTGGCTTACGAGCAACAGATCAAAGCTTGCGGCGGGTTGGATCTGCAATTGCTCGGTATTGGGCGAACCGGCCACATTGGTTTCAACGAACCAGGCTCCTCAATCAATTCGGCTACCCGGCTGGTAAAGCTCGACCCACTGACTATCACCGATGCCGCCAAAGACTTCATCAAGGAAGAGTATGTGCCGCTACGGGCGCTAACCATGGGGGTGGGCACCATCATGAAGGCCCGGCAAATTATCTTGCTAGCTTGGGGCGAGGGCAAAGCCAAAATCCTGCAGGAAACCGTGGAAGGCAAGATCTCCGATGAGGTGCCCGCTTCTTTTCTGCAACAGCACCCCCACGTGCAAGTAGTGGTAGATAAATGGGCAGCCCTAGAGCTTACTCGCATCAAAACTCCTTGGTTGGTGGGCATGTGCTTGTGGGACGACAATCTAATCCGGCGAGCCGTGATTTGGCTGAGCTTGAAGATGCATAAACCCATTCTCAAACTCACCGACGAGGATTACAAGGACGGCAGCTTAAGCGACTTGCTAGCCGAAGCGGGTAATGCTTATGCCTTGAACATCAAGGTATTTAATACCATTCAGCACACGATTACGGGTTGGCCGGGTGGCAAACCCAATTCCAACGATACGCAGCGTCCTGAGCGGGCAGCGCCGGCACTGAAACGGTCGTTGATTTTCAGCCCCCACCCCGACGACGACGTTATTTCAATGGGTGGTACGCTGCTGCGCTTGGTTGATCAGGGCCACGACGTCCATGTAGCTTATCAGACCTCGGGTAACTTAGCTGTCTTCGACGACGATGCGCGCCGCTACGCCGACTTTGCGTTAGGCTTTGCGGAAAAGCTGAACGTGGGAGTGGAAACTATGCAGCAGCAACACGCTGAGGTAGTGGAGTTTCTCAAGCACAAAAAGCTTGGTGAAGAAGACAGCGCGTTGGTGCAAGAAATTAAGGCGCTGATCCGGCGAGGCGAAGCTGCAGCAGCATGCCGCTTTTGCGGCGTAAAAGAACAGAACGTACACTTCATGAACATGCCCTTCTACGAAACAGGGCAGGTAAAGAAAAAACCCTTAGGCGAAGCCGACATTCAAGCCGTTGTTGATATCCTGCAAGAAATTCAGCCGCACCAAATTTTTGCGGCCGGCGACTTGCGTGACCCCCACGGTACCCACCGCGTGTGCCTGGATGCCATTTTTGCGGCCCTCGGCCGCCTTAAGGGCAAGGAAGCATGGCTTGATGACTGCTACCTGTGGCTGTACCGGGGCGCCTGGCAGGAATGGGACGTCGAGGAAATTGAGATGGCCGTGCCCATTAGCCCCGAAGAGTTGATGCGCAAGCGTAAAGCCATCTTCAAGCACCAGTCGCAGAAAGATAGCGCCGTATTCCCCGGCAACGACAAACGCGAGTTCTGGCAGCGCTCCGAAGACCGCAACCACGCCACCGCCAAGCTCTACGATCAGCTGGGGCTCACGGAATACGAAGCCATCGAGGCATTCGTGCGGCACCGATTCTAG
- a CDS encoding LacI family DNA-binding transcriptional regulator → MSKNGVRLKDIAAKANVSVGTVDRVLHNRGRVAEDVRQKVLHMMQELAYEPNLLARTLGANRSYRLAVLHPDHTLDPYWDAPWRGIAQAARELQSYGISVLSFPYVLSQVDSFRQQAQAATDAQPDGILLAPLFYREALHFFTLWQQAQIPYVLFNTHIAEAQALSYVGQDSYQSGVLAGKLLQLGQSAPATFLIAHIGEDTANAVHITEKERGFRDYFARLTPETTAGGSYTLRRLELPDPSEAAFARQLTALLDEPADQLQGIFVSTSKAYALAPYLQAYHREHLRLVGYDLLEQNIAFLHENVIDFLINQNPQQQGYRGLYALADQLVFKKPVGSIQNLPLDIITKENVHYYLDK, encoded by the coding sequence ATGAGCAAGAACGGAGTGCGGCTGAAGGACATCGCAGCCAAGGCTAACGTGTCGGTGGGCACAGTCGACCGGGTGCTGCATAACCGCGGCCGCGTGGCCGAGGATGTGCGCCAGAAGGTACTGCACATGATGCAGGAACTTGCCTATGAGCCCAACTTGCTGGCCCGCACGCTCGGAGCCAACCGCTCCTACCGCCTTGCCGTGCTCCACCCCGACCACACACTCGACCCTTATTGGGATGCTCCTTGGCGCGGTATTGCTCAGGCCGCCCGTGAGCTGCAATCCTACGGTATCAGCGTACTCAGCTTCCCCTACGTCCTGAGCCAGGTAGATTCCTTCCGCCAGCAGGCACAAGCCGCTACCGACGCACAGCCCGACGGTATTCTGCTGGCCCCTTTGTTCTATCGCGAGGCGCTACACTTTTTTACCCTCTGGCAACAGGCGCAGATTCCCTACGTGTTGTTTAACACGCACATCGCCGAGGCGCAGGCCTTAAGCTATGTGGGCCAGGACTCATACCAGAGTGGGGTACTGGCTGGCAAGCTGCTACAGCTGGGCCAATCGGCGCCAGCCACTTTCCTGATCGCCCACATCGGCGAGGATACGGCTAATGCTGTGCACATCACAGAAAAAGAGCGCGGCTTCCGCGACTACTTTGCCCGGCTGACGCCGGAGACAACTGCGGGCGGTAGCTACACGCTGCGCCGCCTCGAACTGCCTGACCCGAGTGAAGCCGCCTTTGCCCGCCAACTCACGGCGCTACTCGACGAGCCAGCGGACCAGTTGCAGGGTATCTTCGTGAGCACGTCTAAGGCTTATGCTCTTGCTCCTTACCTGCAGGCATACCACCGCGAGCACCTACGCCTAGTGGGTTATGACCTACTCGAGCAAAATATAGCGTTTCTGCACGAGAACGTGATTGACTTTTTGATCAATCAGAATCCGCAGCAGCAGGGCTACCGGGGCCTGTACGCACTGGCCGACCAGCTTGTCTTCAAGAAGCCAGTGGGTTCGATCCAAAACCTTCCCCTCGACATCATCACCAAGGAGAACGTGCACTACTATCTCGACAAGTAG
- a CDS encoding NmrA family NAD(P)-binding protein, with protein MKIVVTGSLGNISKPLTQVLVEKGHAVTVISSKPGKQPEIEALGAATAIGSLEDVAFLTSAFTGADAVYVMIPPNFTEPNQVAYYSRLAHNYAHAIQQTGVKRVVGLSSWGAHLDKGTGPILGSHHVETILNKLADVALTHLRPTSFYTNLYGFVGMIKAQGFIGANYGGDDKVAMVHPRDIASAAAEELTTLSTVGQHVRYVSSDECTCSEAARVLGAAIGKPDLQWLTFTDQQMQGALEQNGVPAPAAAGVVELYASIHSGKLGEDYEIHKPVMGKVKLADFAKEFAAAF; from the coding sequence ATGAAAATTGTTGTAACAGGCTCATTAGGAAACATTAGTAAACCGCTAACACAAGTGCTCGTTGAGAAAGGGCATGCGGTTACAGTAATCAGCAGCAAACCAGGCAAGCAACCAGAGATTGAGGCTTTAGGCGCTGCCACTGCTATCGGTTCACTGGAAGACGTGGCTTTTCTGACGTCTGCTTTCACCGGAGCCGATGCTGTGTACGTAATGATACCGCCCAATTTCACTGAGCCCAATCAGGTAGCCTACTACAGCCGACTAGCCCACAACTACGCACATGCCATTCAGCAAACAGGCGTTAAGCGGGTGGTTGGCCTTAGCAGTTGGGGTGCCCACTTAGACAAAGGCACCGGTCCTATTCTTGGCTCGCACCATGTAGAGACTATTCTCAACAAGCTAGCGGATGTGGCCCTTACCCACCTACGACCAACTTCCTTCTATACCAACCTATATGGCTTCGTGGGCATGATCAAAGCGCAAGGCTTCATTGGCGCCAACTATGGGGGCGACGATAAAGTGGCTATGGTCCACCCGCGCGATATTGCTTCCGCGGCCGCCGAAGAGCTAACGACTCTTAGTACTGTGGGCCAGCACGTGCGCTACGTTTCCAGTGATGAATGCACATGCAGTGAAGCAGCGCGCGTTTTAGGGGCGGCTATTGGTAAGCCTGATTTGCAGTGGTTAACCTTTACCGACCAGCAAATGCAAGGAGCATTAGAGCAAAACGGAGTGCCGGCCCCAGCGGCCGCTGGCGTAGTGGAATTGTACGCTAGCATCCATAGTGGCAAGTTAGGCGAGGACTACGAAATACATAAGCCAGTCATGGGCAAAGTGAAGCTAGCCGATTTTGCCAAGGAGTTTGCTGCAGCTTTTTAA
- a CDS encoding TetR/AcrR family transcriptional regulator, whose translation MAKRGVELRNQMIHAAKAVFLEVGFERASMDRIAEHANTTKRTLYAHFISKENLFLAVFDLVLELQLDHLKEPADYATDTEQALVLFCAHFLETILSSKPLRLCRLGITEAERFPQGSVRLHEALFETAQARIALFLESRLTIETGVSQQLAQLLLGQLLYPRYTRALFGLVEPTASWSDDLGASPVIDVTPIRNTIVSIIPVLK comes from the coding sequence ATGGCCAAACGCGGTGTCGAGCTTCGGAATCAGATGATACATGCTGCCAAGGCTGTATTCCTAGAAGTTGGCTTCGAGCGGGCATCCATGGACCGGATTGCTGAACACGCAAACACCACCAAACGCACTCTGTACGCCCACTTTATAAGCAAGGAAAACTTGTTCTTGGCAGTATTCGATTTGGTGTTGGAACTGCAGCTAGACCATTTGAAGGAGCCAGCTGACTACGCCACCGATACTGAACAGGCTTTGGTCCTGTTCTGCGCTCACTTTCTAGAAACAATCTTGTCAAGCAAACCCCTGCGTTTGTGTCGCTTGGGTATCACTGAAGCCGAGCGGTTTCCGCAGGGCTCTGTACGCCTACACGAGGCATTGTTTGAAACTGCACAAGCGCGCATAGCTCTGTTTCTGGAGTCTCGGCTGACGATAGAAACCGGTGTGAGTCAGCAATTGGCTCAACTGCTGCTAGGTCAACTGCTATATCCGCGCTACACACGTGCGCTATTTGGCCTAGTAGAACCCACTGCGAGTTGGTCTGACGACTTAGGCGCCAGCCCGGTTATAGACGTAACTCCCATTCGCAACACGATAGTATCGATCATCCCAGTGCTTAAATAA
- a CDS encoding SDR family oxidoreductase: MKVFVTGASGFVGSAVVQELLQAGYQVLGLARSDKSAQALTAAGAEVLRGDLNDLDSLKHGASTTDGVIHLAFIHDFSQYQAAAVTDQRAIEAMGSILVGSNRPLVVTSGLAGFPEGRIATEQDVPTSGARTSEQAALALVPQGVRASVVRLAASVHDQGDHGFVPYLIEVARQKGEAAYIGEGLNRWPAVHRLDAAHLFRLALEKAPAGACYHGVADEGISLRDLADIIGRHLNVPVASKSVEEATEHFNWIARFASMDLAASSALTQQWLDWHPTRVGLLEDLEQGHYFAS; the protein is encoded by the coding sequence ATGAAAGTTTTTGTGACGGGGGCATCAGGTTTTGTTGGCTCAGCCGTGGTGCAGGAATTGTTGCAAGCCGGCTATCAAGTGCTAGGCCTAGCTCGCTCCGACAAGTCAGCACAAGCATTGACAGCGGCCGGAGCTGAAGTGCTACGAGGCGACCTAAATGACCTCGACAGTTTGAAACACGGAGCTAGCACTACTGATGGTGTTATCCACCTGGCCTTTATCCACGACTTCTCGCAGTATCAAGCTGCGGCTGTCACTGATCAACGTGCCATTGAGGCAATGGGCAGCATATTGGTTGGTTCCAATCGGCCGCTGGTTGTGACTTCGGGTCTGGCCGGATTCCCTGAAGGCCGCATAGCCACCGAGCAAGATGTGCCTACTAGCGGAGCCCGCACATCGGAGCAAGCGGCGCTAGCCTTAGTTCCGCAGGGCGTGCGCGCGTCGGTGGTACGGCTGGCCGCGTCGGTGCACGACCAGGGTGACCACGGCTTCGTTCCTTATCTCATTGAAGTGGCTCGGCAAAAAGGTGAGGCGGCCTATATCGGAGAAGGATTGAACCGCTGGCCAGCCGTACACCGGCTCGATGCCGCCCATTTGTTTCGGTTGGCGCTAGAAAAAGCCCCAGCTGGAGCATGCTACCACGGGGTAGCCGATGAAGGAATTTCGCTACGTGACCTAGCTGATATAATCGGCCGGCACCTGAATGTACCAGTAGCGTCGAAATCGGTGGAGGAAGCGACAGAACATTTCAACTGGATTGCACGCTTCGCGAGCATGGATCTAGCGGCTTCCAGCGCACTTACCCAACAGTGGTTGGATTGGCACCCAACTCGTGTAGGGCTACTGGAAGATTTAGAGCAGGGACACTATTTCGCTAGCTAG
- a CDS encoding sensor histidine kinase, which translates to MTFKRLEIGIFLRLLGLFALLYGAVYYMNRASYVLALFAGFLIIALVLELARYVTRSNKELASFILAVKYRDFSQHFNEEHTNPSLKQLHQAFNQINSTFRQLSAEKEAQFTYLQTVLELIDTGIISYDAEGHVEWVNESFKQTLELPYLRNIHALQKRHAVLYHAIMQLAPGSPVIVKLTVEQKTMQLLLSATSFKLQGRNFTLIAFKNVSHALDETETEAWQKLLRVMTHEIMNSVAPIASLADTLRRHVRLEKQKATEPLGYDPDLLDDVEEGISIIQHRSEGLLNFAQVYRNFSKITTPLLTTIYVQELFNSIQALLTRQLTEQRTELLISVHPPDLLLQADSRLMEQVLINLILNATHAVEGRPYPQIQLLARMGEKEQVVLEVVDNGTGIPADLLDSIFIPFFTTHPNGSGIGLSLAKQIMHLHKGSIQVQSVESVGSVFRLEFPATVEAKLPKA; encoded by the coding sequence ATGACCTTTAAACGGCTCGAAATCGGCATTTTTCTTCGGCTCCTGGGGCTGTTTGCGTTGCTGTATGGGGCAGTGTATTACATGAACCGGGCTTCGTACGTCCTAGCACTATTCGCTGGCTTCCTGATTATTGCGCTGGTACTGGAGCTGGCCCGCTACGTGACCCGCAGTAACAAAGAGTTGGCGAGTTTTATTCTGGCGGTAAAATACCGGGACTTTTCCCAGCACTTCAACGAAGAGCACACCAATCCTTCCCTCAAGCAACTCCACCAAGCCTTCAACCAAATCAACAGCACGTTTCGGCAGCTCAGCGCAGAAAAAGAGGCGCAGTTCACCTACCTGCAAACGGTGCTGGAGCTAATAGATACCGGCATTATTTCCTACGATGCAGAAGGGCATGTAGAGTGGGTAAATGAGTCGTTTAAACAAACACTTGAACTGCCTTACCTGCGCAATATTCACGCGCTGCAAAAACGCCATGCGGTGCTCTACCACGCTATTATGCAGCTTGCGCCCGGCAGCCCGGTGATAGTGAAACTCACGGTGGAGCAAAAAACCATGCAGCTGCTGCTCTCGGCCACATCGTTTAAACTGCAAGGCCGCAACTTCACACTTATTGCTTTCAAGAATGTGAGCCATGCGTTAGACGAAACCGAAACCGAGGCCTGGCAAAAGTTGCTACGGGTTATGACCCACGAAATCATGAATTCAGTGGCTCCCATTGCGTCGTTGGCCGATACCCTACGTCGTCATGTGCGTCTGGAAAAACAGAAAGCCACCGAGCCGCTCGGCTACGACCCCGATTTGCTCGATGATGTGGAAGAAGGTATCAGCATCATTCAGCACCGCAGCGAAGGCCTACTGAATTTTGCCCAGGTATACCGCAATTTCAGCAAAATCACTACGCCGCTGCTGACCACTATTTACGTGCAGGAGCTGTTTAATAGCATTCAGGCCTTACTGACGCGTCAACTCACGGAGCAGCGTACTGAACTGCTAATTTCCGTGCACCCCCCTGATTTGCTGCTACAAGCCGATAGCCGCTTGATGGAACAAGTGCTGATCAACTTGATTCTCAATGCTACGCACGCAGTAGAAGGACGCCCTTATCCGCAGATTCAGTTGCTGGCGAGGATGGGGGAGAAAGAACAGGTTGTTCTCGAAGTTGTAGATAACGGCACTGGCATCCCCGCTGACTTGTTGGACAGCATTTTCATTCCATTTTTCACCACGCATCCAAACGGGTCAGGCATAGGCTTGAGCTTAGCCAAGCAAATTATGCACCTACACAAAGGCAGCATTCAGGTGCAATCGGTAGAAAGTGTTGGCAGCGTTTTTCGGTTGGAGTTTCCAGCAACAGTAGAAGCTAAGTTGCCAAAAGCGTAG
- a CDS encoding sigma-54-dependent transcriptional regulator produces the protein MASSKARVLVVDDDRDVLFAVKMLLKNEVQEVVTEKNPENLLSVLSRQTFDVVFLDMNFKSNLGTGNEGLYWLSRILERDKDATVIMITAHGEVSTAVRSLKAGATDFIVKPWHNEKLLETLKAALQQKTRKSGLASSQPKRPGSFADDAILGNSELMQELFHKIEKVAPTEANVLLLGENGTGKELVAKALHQRSFRASKPFITADLAAMSEGIFESELFGHKKGSFTDAKDDRIGRFEAASTGTLFLDEIGNISLPQQAKLLTVLQNRQVIPLGSNVPVPVDIRLISATNAPLYELAAKSQFRKDLIYRINTVEITLPPLRERGDDVLLLAKHFAALYAARNHKAVPEFESTTFKKLKQHSWPGNIRELQHAVERAVILAEGNVLRPQDFSFSAMELPLPAFGHALTEYTDGPLQLQEVEKNTILRVIERHNGNITKAAKELGITRTALYRRLEKHDL, from the coding sequence ATGGCTTCCAGTAAAGCGCGCGTGCTTGTAGTTGACGACGACCGGGATGTGCTGTTTGCGGTCAAGATGCTGCTCAAAAACGAGGTGCAAGAAGTCGTGACGGAGAAGAATCCGGAAAACTTGCTTTCGGTGCTGAGCCGGCAAACGTTCGATGTTGTCTTCTTGGACATGAACTTCAAAAGCAACCTAGGCACCGGCAACGAAGGCCTATATTGGCTCAGCCGCATCCTGGAACGCGACAAAGACGCCACCGTGATTATGATTACGGCGCACGGCGAAGTCAGCACGGCGGTGCGCTCGTTGAAGGCCGGCGCCACCGACTTCATCGTTAAACCTTGGCACAACGAAAAGTTACTGGAAACCCTAAAGGCCGCGTTGCAGCAGAAAACTCGTAAAAGCGGCCTTGCTAGTAGTCAGCCCAAACGGCCGGGCTCCTTTGCGGATGATGCCATCTTGGGCAACTCCGAGCTCATGCAAGAGCTATTTCATAAAATCGAGAAAGTGGCGCCCACCGAAGCCAACGTGCTCTTGCTCGGCGAAAACGGCACCGGCAAAGAACTGGTAGCAAAAGCCTTGCATCAACGGTCATTTCGAGCCAGCAAACCCTTTATCACAGCTGACTTAGCCGCTATGAGCGAAGGCATCTTTGAAAGCGAACTTTTCGGCCACAAAAAAGGCTCGTTTACAGATGCCAAGGACGACCGAATCGGACGCTTCGAAGCGGCTTCTACCGGCACATTGTTTCTAGATGAAATCGGTAATATCTCGCTGCCGCAGCAGGCCAAACTCCTGACGGTTCTGCAAAACCGGCAGGTGATTCCGCTGGGCAGCAACGTGCCAGTGCCCGTTGATATCCGACTTATCTCGGCCACTAACGCGCCGCTTTACGAGTTGGCAGCTAAAAGTCAGTTTCGTAAAGATTTAATCTACCGAATCAACACCGTCGAAATTACCTTGCCCCCGCTACGCGAGCGGGGCGACGACGTGTTGCTACTAGCCAAGCATTTTGCGGCCCTGTACGCGGCTCGCAACCACAAAGCCGTTCCAGAATTTGAGTCAACTACCTTCAAAAAGCTAAAGCAGCACAGTTGGCCTGGCAATATCCGGGAGCTACAACACGCGGTGGAGCGGGCCGTCATCCTGGCCGAGGGCAACGTGCTACGCCCCCAAGATTTCAGCTTCTCGGCTATGGAGTTGCCATTGCCTGCGTTCGGCCACGCACTGACAGAGTACACCGACGGTCCTTTGCAACTGCAAGAAGTGGAAAAGAACACAATTCTGCGCGTCATCGAGCGCCACAACGGCAACATCACTAAAGCTGCCAAAGAACTCGGTATCACGCGCACTGCCCTTTACCGTCGCCTCGAAAAACATGACCTTTAA
- a CDS encoding efflux RND transporter periplasmic adaptor subunit, protein MDVPIQKKTWTTRKLLLLAGLVLVMGLLVASFFSTAGPTKLNVDPERLTISTVTKGAFQEFIPIDGTVMPIKTIYLDATEGGTVKNILVEDGATLTPGQPIIELTNTDLQLEMVNRETAVFDLMNNLQDTRNLMRQNRIQQLNQLADIDYQLKEAKRIYELNKTLYEQKVVSRQEFNQSQNNYQYQVRKQQLTRQNLQQDSVAMRQQINQMQESVGRMQSNLALMRKKMDDLTIKAPVAGRITSLNAEIGESKARGQRIGQLDMLNGLKVRANIDEYYISRIFPGQKGEFVLDGKTYALSVKKIYTQVTKGLQVDMEFVGKVPEGMRRGQTLQVRLALSDQTQAVLVPKGGFNQKTGGNWIFKVNEGGTKAYKADIRLGRQNPEYYEVLEGLKPGDKVVTSSYEGYEDMGELVLNDKKD, encoded by the coding sequence ATGGACGTACCTATTCAAAAGAAAACCTGGACCACCCGCAAGCTGCTACTGTTAGCTGGCCTTGTGCTTGTGATGGGCCTGTTGGTAGCAAGCTTTTTCTCTACGGCTGGTCCCACCAAGCTAAACGTGGACCCCGAGCGCCTTACAATCAGCACGGTCACTAAGGGCGCTTTTCAGGAATTTATTCCTATTGATGGGACGGTGATGCCCATCAAAACCATTTATCTGGATGCAACCGAGGGCGGTACGGTGAAGAATATTCTGGTGGAAGATGGCGCGACGCTTACTCCCGGTCAACCCATCATCGAACTGACCAACACCGATTTGCAGCTGGAAATGGTAAACCGCGAAACGGCCGTGTTCGACCTGATGAACAACCTGCAGGACACCCGCAACCTGATGCGGCAAAACCGCATTCAGCAACTCAACCAACTGGCCGATATTGACTACCAACTCAAAGAAGCTAAACGCATTTACGAGCTCAACAAAACGCTCTACGAGCAGAAGGTTGTTTCGCGGCAAGAATTCAACCAAAGCCAGAATAACTACCAATACCAGGTGCGCAAGCAACAGCTCACTCGGCAAAACCTGCAACAAGATTCGGTGGCTATGCGTCAGCAAATCAACCAAATGCAGGAGTCGGTGGGGCGTATGCAAAGCAACCTCGCTTTGATGCGCAAGAAGATGGATGACCTTACCATTAAGGCGCCGGTGGCCGGGCGTATCACTTCCTTGAATGCCGAAATCGGGGAGTCGAAGGCGCGTGGACAGCGGATCGGCCAGCTCGATATGCTCAACGGCTTGAAAGTGCGCGCCAACATCGATGAATACTATATCTCGCGCATTTTTCCGGGGCAGAAAGGTGAGTTTGTGCTTGACGGCAAAACCTACGCGCTCAGCGTAAAGAAGATCTACACGCAAGTGACCAAGGGCCTGCAAGTGGACATGGAATTTGTGGGCAAAGTGCCAGAAGGCATGCGCCGCGGCCAAACCTTGCAAGTACGCCTTGCTCTTAGTGACCAAACACAAGCAGTGCTGGTGCCCAAAGGCGGCTTCAACCAGAAAACCGGCGGCAACTGGATTTTCAAAGTGAACGAGGGCGGCACGAAAGCCTACAAAGCCGATATCCGCCTGGGCCGCCAGAATCCGGAATACTACGAAGTGCTAGAGGGCCTCAAGCCCGGCGACAAAGTGGTGACGTCCAGCTACGAAGGCTACGAAGACATGGGCGAACTAGTGCTTAACGACAAGAAAGACTAA
- a CDS encoding ABC transporter ATP-binding protein — protein sequence MINIENLEKVYRTEEVETKALNKVSLVVNEGEFVAIMGPSGCGKSTLLNIIGLLDEPDGGSIKFAGTEIAHYTERKRADLRKRNLGFVFQSFNLIDELTVVENVELPLIYLGMSATERKQKVDKVLEKMQIMHRRNHFPQQLSGGQQQRVAVARAVINSPRLILADEPTGNLDSSNGNEVMELLTELNEAGTTIIMVTHSEHDARYAHRVIRLLDGEVVMENVHKQFTA from the coding sequence ATGATCAATATTGAAAACCTGGAAAAGGTATACCGCACGGAAGAGGTCGAAACCAAAGCCCTGAACAAGGTATCCCTCGTGGTGAACGAGGGCGAGTTTGTGGCCATCATGGGTCCCTCGGGGTGCGGAAAGTCCACTTTGCTGAACATCATTGGCTTATTGGACGAGCCCGATGGGGGCAGCATCAAGTTTGCCGGAACGGAAATAGCGCATTACACCGAGCGCAAACGAGCCGACTTGCGCAAGAGGAACCTCGGTTTTGTGTTCCAGAGCTTCAACCTGATCGACGAGCTGACGGTGGTGGAGAACGTGGAGCTGCCCCTGATTTATCTGGGGATGAGTGCTACTGAGCGTAAGCAAAAAGTAGATAAAGTACTCGAGAAGATGCAGATCATGCACCGCCGCAACCACTTCCCGCAGCAGCTTTCGGGTGGGCAGCAGCAGCGGGTAGCCGTAGCCCGGGCCGTGATTAACTCGCCGCGCCTGATCCTAGCCGACGAACCTACTGGTAACCTTGATTCGAGCAATGGCAACGAAGTGATGGAATTGCTCACCGAACTCAACGAAGCCGGCACCACCATCATCATGGTGACGCACTCCGAGCACGATGCCCGCTATGCCCACCGCGTTATCCGCCTGCTCGACGGCGAGGTGGTGATGGAGAACGTGCACAAGCAGTTCACCGCCTGA